In one Neobacillus sp. WH10 genomic region, the following are encoded:
- the gcvPA gene encoding aminomethyl-transferring glycine dehydrogenase subunit GcvPA, whose protein sequence is MKHRYLPMTEQDKKAMLETIGVSSIDELFSDIPEKVRFKGEYNIKAAKSETALMKELFMLADRNADLKKNVSFLGAGVYDHYMPVIVDHVISRSEFYTAYTPYQPEISQGELQAIFEFQTMICELTGMDVANSSMYDGGTALAEAAMLSAGHTKRKTIVVSSAVHPEYRDVLKTYAKGQYLEVVEVPVKDGVTDVEALKKVVNDDVAAVIVQYPNFFGRIEPLKEVEEIIHANKGMFVVNSNPLSLGVLTPPGKFGADIVTGDAQPFGIPTAFGGPHCGYFAVSTKLMRKVPGRLVGQTVDDQGRRGFVLTLQAREQHIRREKATSNICSNQALNALAASVAMTALGKKGVREMAAANLQKAHYAKTAFKEAGFEVVNDGYSFNEFVVKFNKPIKEINQKLLQKGIIGGYDLGRDYSEQSNHMLIAVTEQRTKEEIDTLVKELGDLHA, encoded by the coding sequence ATGAAACATCGCTATTTACCTATGACTGAACAAGATAAGAAGGCTATGCTTGAAACCATTGGTGTTTCTTCGATTGATGAACTGTTTAGCGATATCCCTGAAAAAGTAAGATTCAAGGGTGAGTACAACATTAAAGCAGCTAAGTCTGAGACCGCGCTAATGAAAGAGCTTTTTATGTTAGCAGATCGGAATGCCGACCTTAAAAAAAATGTCTCTTTTTTAGGGGCAGGTGTATATGATCATTACATGCCTGTCATTGTTGATCATGTTATTTCTCGTTCTGAATTTTATACGGCATATACGCCATATCAACCGGAAATTTCTCAAGGCGAGCTCCAAGCCATTTTTGAATTTCAAACGATGATTTGCGAGTTAACCGGAATGGATGTTGCAAACTCCTCTATGTATGATGGAGGTACAGCTCTTGCTGAAGCGGCAATGCTAAGTGCCGGTCATACAAAACGCAAAACAATCGTCGTTTCAAGTGCGGTACATCCTGAGTATCGTGACGTCCTTAAAACGTATGCAAAAGGGCAGTATCTTGAGGTTGTAGAAGTACCTGTAAAAGATGGGGTAACAGATGTAGAGGCGTTAAAGAAAGTAGTAAATGATGATGTCGCAGCAGTAATTGTCCAATACCCGAATTTCTTCGGCAGAATCGAGCCGTTAAAAGAGGTTGAGGAAATCATTCATGCTAATAAAGGAATGTTTGTTGTTAACAGTAATCCTCTATCCCTTGGAGTCTTAACACCTCCGGGAAAATTTGGTGCAGATATTGTCACTGGCGATGCTCAGCCGTTCGGAATTCCAACTGCATTTGGAGGCCCGCACTGCGGATATTTTGCAGTATCGACCAAATTAATGCGGAAGGTTCCTGGACGCCTTGTTGGCCAGACAGTAGATGATCAGGGGCGTCGTGGTTTTGTATTAACGCTCCAAGCACGTGAACAGCATATTCGCCGTGAAAAAGCAACATCAAATATTTGTTCAAACCAAGCACTTAACGCACTCGCTGCATCTGTTGCCATGACGGCTTTGGGTAAAAAAGGTGTCCGTGAAATGGCAGCAGCAAATTTACAGAAGGCACATTATGCAAAAACTGCTTTTAAAGAAGCTGGATTTGAAGTCGTTAATGATGGTTATTCCTTCAATGAATTCGTTGTTAAATTTAACAAACCGATTAAAGAAATAAATCAAAAACTGTTACAAAAAGGAATCATCGGAGGCTATGATTTGGGACGTGACTATTCAGAACAGTCTAACCATATGCTGATTGCCGTAACAGAACAGAGAACGAAGGAAGAAATTGATACTTTAGTGAAAGAATTGGGGGATCTGCATGCATAA